Proteins from a genomic interval of Gemmatimonadaceae bacterium:
- a CDS encoding M24 family metallopeptidase has product MQRLPVGLLALTLLGILDAAPAAAQNADAPLRRTVNVRRDPAASALPSWSEQIRIRESWLDTRHRLLLDMMRKRGIGMWIVVNEEFHNDPLAEFVAPPRPYTGNRDFFIFVDTGGTALRRIAVTGYSEDNLKRWFESPDEPRPITAVLPELVRQYDPRRIALGAGGKRGVTRSLTHDSWVDLTTLIGPDAGQRVVPAADLIEEYLDTRIPEEMPYYRQAVQLTESLARRALSNEVIVPGKTTVGDVRNWLYDALWAAGVRTWFQPDLRVQRQGMGKASSRGFLAVAPESTVIRRGDVVHLDFGLSVMGFDTDWQKMAYVLKPGERDAPAGLKAAMRNSNTLQDVMMKTYSRPGASVADVYDSTMADMKRRGITAMIYSHPIGNQGHGLGAAIDFRSAQRPELGASGKSLRKGSYISIELNTRTAVPEWGGQDVFVMFEDDAHLTDAGWEFFRPRQEAWYLIR; this is encoded by the coding sequence ATGCAACGCCTCCCGGTTGGTCTTCTCGCCCTGACGCTCCTTGGCATACTCGACGCCGCGCCCGCTGCCGCGCAAAACGCTGATGCGCCGCTCCGCCGTACCGTGAACGTGCGCCGCGACCCCGCCGCTTCCGCGCTCCCCTCGTGGTCGGAGCAGATTCGCATTCGCGAGTCGTGGCTCGACACGCGCCACCGCCTCCTGCTCGACATGATGCGAAAGCGCGGGATCGGGATGTGGATCGTCGTCAACGAGGAGTTCCACAACGACCCGCTCGCCGAGTTCGTCGCGCCGCCGCGCCCGTACACCGGCAACCGCGACTTCTTCATCTTCGTCGACACCGGCGGCACGGCGCTGCGCCGCATTGCCGTCACCGGCTACTCCGAGGACAACCTCAAGCGCTGGTTCGAGTCGCCGGACGAGCCGCGGCCGATCACCGCCGTCCTCCCCGAGCTGGTCAGGCAATACGATCCCCGGCGCATTGCGTTAGGCGCGGGCGGCAAGCGCGGCGTCACGCGCTCGCTCACGCACGACAGCTGGGTCGACCTCACGACGCTCATCGGCCCCGACGCCGGGCAGCGCGTGGTCCCCGCGGCCGACCTCATCGAGGAGTACCTCGACACGCGCATTCCCGAAGAGATGCCGTACTACCGCCAGGCGGTGCAGCTGACGGAGTCGCTGGCGCGGCGTGCCCTCTCCAACGAGGTCATCGTGCCCGGAAAGACCACGGTGGGCGACGTGCGCAACTGGCTGTACGACGCGCTCTGGGCCGCCGGCGTGCGCACCTGGTTCCAGCCCGACCTGCGCGTGCAGCGGCAGGGGATGGGAAAGGCATCGTCACGCGGTTTCCTCGCCGTTGCACCTGAAAGCACGGTGATCCGCCGCGGCGACGTGGTCCACCTCGACTTCGGCCTCTCGGTGATGGGCTTCGACACCGACTGGCAGAAGATGGCCTACGTCCTCAAGCCGGGCGAACGCGACGCCCCCGCCGGGCTCAAGGCGGCGATGCGCAACTCCAATACGCTGCAGGACGTGATGATGAAGACCTACTCGCGCCCAGGCGCCAGCGTCGCCGACGTGTACGACTCGACGATGGCGGACATGAAGCGGCGCGGGATCACGGCGATGATCTACTCGCACCCCATCGGCAACCAGGGGCACGGGCTGGGCGCGGCCATCGACTTCCGCTCCGCCCAGCGACCCGAGCTCGGTGCCTCGGGGAAGTCGCTGCGAAAGGGGTCGTACATCTCGATCGAACTCAACACACGGACAGCGGTCCCGGAGTGGGGCGGGCAGGACGTCTTCGTGATGTTCGAGGACGATGCGCACCTCACAGACGCGGGATGGGAGTTCTTCAGGCCGAGGCAGGAGGCATGGTACCTCATCAGATAG
- a CDS encoding Uma2 family endonuclease, translating into MPMAAEWTAERARALPDDGKRYEVLDGVLAVTPAPGWKHQHVVFALARQLDAYLRVNRLGRAIMAPADVEFSPTRLLEPDVFAIRDVLGRPAMDFGEVRHLLLAAEVLSPGTARHDRITKRRIYIEEGVGEYWIVDADARTIERWRPGQDRPEMIDATLRWEPAPSVPPLDLDVEALFAEALDT; encoded by the coding sequence ATGCCGATGGCGGCGGAGTGGACGGCGGAACGGGCGCGGGCGCTCCCTGACGACGGGAAGCGCTACGAGGTGCTCGACGGGGTGCTGGCGGTGACGCCAGCGCCCGGCTGGAAGCACCAACACGTGGTCTTCGCCTTGGCGCGCCAACTGGACGCGTACCTGCGCGTGAATCGTCTCGGGCGGGCGATCATGGCGCCGGCCGATGTCGAGTTCTCGCCGACGCGGCTTCTGGAGCCAGACGTCTTCGCTATTCGCGACGTGCTTGGACGTCCCGCCATGGACTTTGGAGAAGTGCGCCACCTCCTCCTCGCCGCCGAAGTCCTCTCCCCCGGCACGGCGCGCCACGACCGCATCACCAAACGTCGCATCTACATCGAAGAGGGGGTCGGCGAATACTGGATCGTGGACGCCGACGCGCGCACCATCGAGCGCTGGCGCCCGGGTCAGGACCGCCCCGAGATGATCGACGCGACGCTGCGCTGGGAGCCGGCGCCAAGCGTCCCACCACTCGATCTCGATGTCGAGGCGCTGTTCGCGGAGGCGCTGGACACGTAA
- a CDS encoding BlaI/MecI/CopY family transcriptional regulator gives MEAHVSLTDLQLAIVRILWARGSSTVVEVQEGLLPERSLAQTTVATLLSRLEKRGVVSHQIVGRQFHYEAEVTEPEVRRSMVGELTSMLFAGRPAALISHLIVERDIQPGDLAEVKRLIAAAEERVSANGR, from the coding sequence ATGGAAGCCCACGTCTCCCTCACCGACCTCCAGCTCGCCATCGTGCGGATCCTCTGGGCGCGTGGTTCATCGACCGTCGTCGAGGTGCAGGAGGGACTCCTACCCGAACGTTCGCTGGCACAGACGACCGTGGCGACGCTCCTCTCCCGTCTCGAGAAGCGAGGCGTGGTGAGCCACCAGATCGTGGGGCGGCAGTTCCACTACGAGGCCGAGGTGACCGAGCCCGAGGTGCGCCGTTCGATGGTCGGTGAGCTGACTTCGATGCTCTTCGCCGGACGTCCGGCGGCGCTCATCTCGCACCTCATCGTCGAACGCGACATCCAGCCGGGAGACCTGGCCGAGGTGAAGCGCCTCATCGCCGCCGCCGAGGAGCGCGTGTCGGCTAATGGACGCTAG
- a CDS encoding EAL domain-containing protein, which produces MHPSFAQPIHALLGDVPLPDAVRAVLEAASATLHDAERERAASERALEELSHELEHRLEQSRATEERYRLLFDLGPLPAFVLRRSDRVVMDWNAAAEQTFEWSKAQVVGAPIDALGICQMGCAIAMRLMGGTRFDAQFMAETTLLTARREEVVAEVQALEISLGGVDAVLMMMRDVTAQRRAERAARENAARFQAFFDHAGIAVQLLTIDGRIERANPACRSILGFAPDEMVGTSLQRFLHPDDVLDVPELFAELVSTARESVTLERRLCRRDGSVVWGLLTVASASTGDAPRLMLMLQDVTERKRMEEELTRQAFEDELTGLANRALFRDRLRHALERRARHHADVAVLLLDLDGFKRVNDSLGHAAGDALLRVVGQRIANTVRAGETVARLGGDEFAIVIESVRDDEDPQSLAERLLRIISAPITVHGREVAVNVSIGIAVAEPGDDGDAVLRSADIAMYSAKTSGKHCARVFDPSMHERAVVWLEVEQDLRRAIVNQEFELYFQPLVRLGSGRVRGFEALLRWRHPRRGLVLPGEFLTVAEETGLMITIGRWVLHDACKQAASWPDLGDGLPSVSVNLAPRQLESEMLVGDVQGALTRSGLDAARLILEITEGEIMRHPDTALARLRELKALGVRVAIDDFGTGYSSLSHLQYFPVDELKIDRSFVSRMEDGEREASFVRTMLSLAHSIGVEVVAEGIERNTQEQTLTELGCHTGQGYLFSHPVGGENVVAWLAQHASALAEVSRSSRPGY; this is translated from the coding sequence ATGCACCCCTCCTTCGCCCAGCCAATTCACGCCCTCCTCGGCGACGTACCGCTGCCTGACGCAGTGCGTGCCGTGCTGGAAGCGGCGAGCGCCACGTTGCACGACGCGGAACGCGAGCGCGCCGCCTCCGAGCGCGCGCTCGAGGAACTCTCGCACGAGCTGGAGCATCGCCTCGAGCAATCGCGCGCCACGGAGGAACGCTATCGCCTCCTCTTTGACCTGGGTCCCCTCCCTGCTTTCGTGCTGCGCCGCAGCGACCGCGTGGTGATGGACTGGAATGCAGCGGCGGAACAGACGTTCGAGTGGTCGAAGGCGCAGGTCGTGGGCGCGCCCATCGACGCCCTGGGGATCTGCCAGATGGGGTGCGCGATCGCGATGCGGCTGATGGGCGGGACGCGCTTCGATGCGCAGTTCATGGCCGAGACCACGCTGCTGACCGCACGCCGCGAGGAGGTCGTGGCCGAGGTGCAGGCGTTGGAGATCTCGCTGGGTGGCGTCGACGCGGTGCTGATGATGATGCGCGACGTGACGGCGCAGCGACGGGCGGAGCGCGCGGCGCGCGAGAACGCGGCGCGCTTCCAGGCCTTCTTCGATCACGCCGGGATCGCCGTGCAGCTACTCACGATCGACGGGCGCATCGAGCGGGCCAACCCGGCCTGCCGCAGCATACTCGGCTTTGCGCCTGACGAGATGGTCGGGACGTCGCTGCAGCGATTCCTGCATCCCGACGACGTGCTGGACGTTCCCGAGCTGTTCGCCGAGTTGGTGAGCACCGCGCGGGAGTCGGTCACGCTGGAGCGGAGGCTGTGCCGGCGCGATGGAAGCGTGGTGTGGGGGCTGCTGACCGTGGCGAGTGCCTCCACCGGTGATGCGCCGCGCCTGATGCTCATGCTGCAGGACGTGACCGAACGCAAGCGCATGGAGGAGGAGCTCACGCGCCAGGCGTTCGAGGACGAGCTCACCGGGCTGGCCAACCGCGCGTTGTTCCGCGACCGCCTGCGCCATGCCCTCGAGCGGCGCGCGCGGCACCACGCCGACGTCGCGGTCCTCCTCCTCGACCTGGACGGATTCAAGCGCGTGAACGACTCGCTTGGCCACGCCGCGGGCGACGCCCTGCTGCGCGTCGTTGGTCAGCGCATCGCCAACACGGTGCGGGCCGGCGAGACCGTGGCGCGCCTGGGCGGCGACGAGTTCGCCATCGTGATCGAGTCGGTGCGGGATGACGAGGATCCCCAGTCGCTCGCCGAGCGCCTGCTGCGGATCATCAGTGCCCCGATCACGGTGCACGGTCGCGAGGTGGCGGTGAACGTGAGCATCGGGATCGCCGTCGCCGAGCCCGGCGACGACGGTGACGCCGTCCTGCGCTCCGCCGATATCGCCATGTACTCGGCCAAGACGTCGGGCAAGCACTGTGCGCGCGTCTTCGACCCGTCCATGCACGAGCGGGCCGTCGTCTGGCTGGAGGTCGAGCAGGACCTGCGACGTGCGATCGTGAACCAGGAGTTCGAGCTGTACTTCCAACCGCTGGTGCGCCTGGGGAGCGGTCGTGTGCGCGGCTTCGAGGCGCTGCTGCGCTGGCGCCATCCCCGGCGCGGCCTCGTGTTGCCCGGAGAGTTCCTCACCGTGGCCGAAGAGACGGGCTTGATGATCACCATCGGCCGCTGGGTCCTGCATGACGCCTGCAAACAGGCGGCGAGCTGGCCCGACCTGGGCGACGGACTCCCCTCGGTGTCGGTGAACCTCGCGCCACGCCAACTGGAGAGCGAGATGCTGGTGGGCGATGTCCAGGGCGCGCTGACGCGCTCGGGGCTCGACGCCGCACGGCTGATCCTGGAGATCACCGAGGGGGAGATCATGCGCCACCCCGACACGGCGCTGGCGCGGCTCCGCGAGTTGAAGGCGTTAGGCGTGCGCGTGGCGATCGACGATTTCGGAACGGGCTACTCGTCGCTCTCGCACCTGCAGTACTTCCCGGTGGACGAACTCAAGATCGACCGCTCGTTCGTGTCGCGCATGGAGGATGGTGAGCGCGAGGCGTCGTTCGTGCGGACGATGCTGTCGCTCGCCCACTCGATAGGCGTCGAGGTGGTGGCGGAGGGCATCGAGCGCAACACGCAGGAACAGACGCTCACGGAGCTGGGCTGCCACACGGGACAGGGGTACCTGTTCAGCCATCCCGTGGGCGGGGAGAACGTGGTGGCGTGGCTGGCGCAGCATGCGAGCGCGCTGGCGGAGGTGAGCCGCTCGTCGCGCCCTGGTTATTGA
- a CDS encoding M56 family metallopeptidase, which yields MDASWPILFAGVGGSGAVVAGAWLLTYALHSTVLLLSAWVVTSIRWLGWSPAARQTMWRVALVAGVLTSAAQVAAPALARGRVLRLTDAARGSVAALQVVQRSSASSAAAASASRGSGERSAQAVTLLSAFVGGLDGSAVGVMDGSAVGVMDGSAVGVMDGSALRVMVFSISRAAVVVAVWGIVALVLVARMALGQRRLMPMLDGRRVASTSLAAGALRQLAALAGVRRPVALSTSDALRAPAAISSREIVLPSRALRDLSLAEQEGVLAHELAHVVRHDTRWLQLAALLERLAWFQPLNRVARRQMQLEGEFAADAWAVQLTRQPLALARALSRVAEWVAAQPAGARYHAAGATLAARADGSPLVERVRRLTAPSRDRARHQRLGGRWGVGIMASAASLALVFLPRIEAGNSERHATTFRTNERLELRLAATPRHTVTRVVDMGTRWSGTRVRLVRVGQSAFRLAPPTTPHLVPRRILVIARQVS from the coding sequence ATGGACGCTAGCTGGCCGATTCTCTTCGCAGGTGTTGGTGGGAGCGGCGCCGTCGTGGCCGGCGCCTGGCTCCTGACCTACGCGCTGCACAGCACGGTGCTCCTCCTCTCGGCGTGGGTTGTGACGTCGATCCGGTGGCTGGGCTGGTCGCCGGCGGCGCGCCAGACCATGTGGCGCGTGGCGTTGGTGGCCGGCGTGCTGACCTCGGCCGCGCAGGTGGCGGCGCCGGCGCTGGCGAGGGGGCGCGTATTGCGCCTGACGGATGCGGCGCGCGGCTCCGTGGCGGCGCTGCAGGTGGTGCAGCGCAGTTCGGCATCGAGTGCGGCCGCAGCATCGGCGTCGCGCGGCTCAGGCGAGCGCAGCGCCCAAGCCGTCACGCTGCTCAGCGCCTTTGTCGGTGGACTGGACGGCTCCGCCGTCGGTGTAATGGACGGCTCCGCCGTCGGTGTAATGGACGGCTCTGCCGTCGGTGTAATGGACGGCTCTGCCCTCCGTGTGATGGTCTTCAGCATCTCGCGCGCGGCGGTGGTTGTTGCGGTGTGGGGGATCGTGGCGCTGGTGCTCGTAGCGCGCATGGCGTTGGGCCAGCGCCGGCTGATGCCGATGCTCGACGGGCGACGCGTGGCGTCGACCTCACTGGCGGCGGGGGCGCTGCGACAGCTCGCCGCGCTGGCGGGGGTGCGGCGCCCGGTCGCCCTCAGCACCAGCGATGCCCTTCGGGCCCCCGCCGCCATCTCATCGCGCGAGATCGTCCTTCCGTCGCGCGCGCTGCGTGACCTCTCGCTCGCCGAACAGGAAGGGGTGCTCGCCCACGAACTCGCGCACGTCGTACGGCACGACACGCGGTGGTTGCAACTGGCGGCATTGCTCGAGCGCCTGGCCTGGTTCCAGCCGCTCAACCGCGTGGCGCGCCGTCAGATGCAATTGGAGGGCGAGTTCGCCGCCGACGCCTGGGCCGTCCAGCTCACGCGGCAGCCGCTCGCCCTGGCGCGTGCCCTCTCCCGCGTCGCCGAGTGGGTCGCCGCCCAGCCGGCGGGCGCTCGGTACCATGCGGCGGGCGCGACACTCGCCGCGCGCGCCGACGGCTCTCCGCTGGTGGAGCGCGTGCGCCGCCTCACCGCCCCGTCGCGCGACCGCGCACGCCACCAGCGCCTGGGTGGACGCTGGGGCGTTGGCATCATGGCCAGCGCAGCCTCGCTCGCCCTCGTCTTCCTTCCTCGCATCGAGGCGGGGAACTCGGAGCGGCACGCCACCACCTTCCGTACCAACGAACGACTCGAGCTACGCCTCGCCGCGACGCCGCGCCACACGGTAACTCGCGTGGTCGACATGGGAACGCGCTGGTCCGGGACGCGGGTGCGACTTGTTCGCGTGGGGCAGTCTGCATTTCGACTCGCACCGCCCACCACCCCTCACCTGGTGCCACGTCGGATCCTCGTCATCGCTCGGCAGGTCTCGTAG
- a CDS encoding Zn-dependent hydrolase, translated as MRRRDFTRTSLSALGALAFGRLDGVGRLDGVGEYAGRVGFPRRSSTRADALAPLVNGERLNAHLAALSEFGKNPFGGVSRVAYSEADKQGRAYVMGLMRDARLTVSVDAAGNIWGRRAGSDASRKPIVFGSHVDSVLEGGNFDGTVGSLGAIEVAQTLSEQGITTRHPLEVVVFQNEEGGTFGSRALIGQLHASDLPLKASSGKTIGDGIAFLGGDVSKLASVTRQPGDVAAYVELHIEQGGNLDREKLDIGVVEGIVGIGQWEVTITGFQNHAGTTAMADRHDALLAAARFTEMVNRVVRSVPGRQVGTVGRIQAFPGAPNVIPGKVVCSLEVRDLDRAKVDRLAEQIRREATAIGEATGTTFAYTDLHQALPALCDPRVQQAVEGAAHALKLTTKYLPSGAGHDAQHMAKLCPAGMIFIPSVGGISHSPKEFSKASDITNGANVLLATVLALDAASWS; from the coding sequence ATGCGGCGTCGCGACTTCACCCGAACTTCTCTCTCAGCGCTCGGCGCGCTCGCCTTTGGTCGCCTGGACGGCGTAGGTCGTCTGGACGGCGTCGGCGAGTACGCCGGGCGCGTCGGCTTTCCACGCCGATCCAGCACGCGCGCTGACGCGCTCGCCCCGCTCGTCAACGGCGAGCGGCTCAACGCGCATCTCGCGGCGCTCTCGGAGTTCGGGAAGAACCCGTTTGGCGGCGTGTCGCGCGTTGCCTATTCGGAGGCCGACAAGCAGGGGCGCGCGTACGTGATGGGGCTCATGCGCGACGCCAGGCTTACCGTGAGTGTCGATGCCGCCGGCAACATCTGGGGGCGGCGAGCGGGGAGCGATGCGTCGCGCAAACCGATCGTCTTTGGTTCGCACGTCGACTCTGTGCTCGAGGGGGGGAACTTCGACGGCACCGTGGGGTCGCTCGGCGCCATCGAAGTCGCGCAGACGCTCTCGGAGCAGGGGATCACGACGCGCCACCCGCTGGAGGTCGTCGTCTTCCAGAACGAGGAAGGGGGGACGTTCGGGAGTCGCGCCCTCATCGGTCAGCTGCACGCGAGCGACCTCCCGCTCAAGGCGAGCAGCGGGAAGACCATCGGCGACGGGATTGCCTTTCTTGGGGGCGACGTGTCGAAGCTGGCGAGCGTGACGCGGCAACCGGGCGACGTGGCCGCGTACGTGGAGCTTCACATCGAGCAGGGAGGAAACCTCGACCGCGAGAAGCTGGATATCGGGGTCGTGGAGGGGATCGTCGGGATCGGGCAGTGGGAAGTGACGATCACCGGCTTCCAGAACCACGCCGGGACGACGGCAATGGCGGACCGGCACGACGCGCTGCTGGCGGCGGCGCGCTTCACCGAGATGGTGAACCGTGTGGTGCGCAGCGTTCCCGGGCGCCAGGTGGGGACGGTGGGGCGCATCCAGGCCTTTCCCGGAGCGCCTAACGTGATTCCGGGCAAGGTGGTCTGTTCGCTCGAGGTGCGCGACCTCGATCGCGCCAAGGTCGATCGCCTCGCCGAGCAAATCCGGAGGGAAGCAACGGCCATTGGCGAGGCGACGGGAACCACCTTTGCCTACACCGACCTGCACCAGGCGCTCCCGGCGCTGTGCGACCCGCGCGTGCAGCAGGCGGTGGAAGGTGCCGCGCACGCCCTCAAGCTCACCACGAAGTACCTGCCGAGCGGCGCCGGCCACGACGCGCAGCACATGGCCAAACTGTGCCCGGCAGGTATGATCTTCATTCCCAGCGTGGGGGGCATTTCGCACTCGCCCAAGGAGTTCTCGAAGGCCAGCGACATCACCAACGGGGCAAACGTCCTCCTGGCCACGGTGCTGGCGCTCGACGCCGCGTCGTGGAGCTGA
- a CDS encoding amidohydrolase family protein, with protein sequence MTRLNGMHVTRGVALALALASASTISWAQQPARAATAVAIRHATVIDVASGRLTSGQTIVIEGARIRAVTPDARANVPSGARVVDASGRFVIPGLWDMHVHAVGPMIDRLFLPPLAAMGVTGVRDMWGRFAWYDSARAQGARGELVTPRLVGPGHILDGAPAIWPGSTGVKDAAEARRMVDSLAAGGAAFIKVYSRLSPDEFRAAAAQATARGLPFAGHVPSLVSVGEASDRGMKSIEHLQMIVNACSRDEEAMRADYAAAQASPKGWDSAGVVARVQSRRIVDTFDEARCRALAERLRKNGTWMVPTMTVLRSIAYLDDSTLAADPRMAYVPRFFTAGWNPKNDFRFRMMTAQDWAVRKEVFAEQQKIVTLLHKAGVQFLAGTDLSNPYIFPGFSLHEELRNLVAAGFTPREALQAATLNPARYLNATDSLGTVQAGKLADLVVLDANPLENIANTERIHAVVLNGLLVDSAQRTKLLDDAKARTPVSPRPSLGQAFPPSSSSSDSRASSFSARTLPPPAPTPLPRTPAPWTASPTGRSAGSPAAPAARRRTFRGASSLTP encoded by the coding sequence ATGACCAGGTTGAACGGCATGCACGTGACTCGTGGCGTTGCACTCGCCCTTGCGCTCGCGTCGGCAAGCACCATCTCATGGGCGCAGCAACCCGCTCGCGCCGCAACGGCCGTCGCCATCCGGCACGCGACGGTGATCGACGTCGCCAGCGGCCGCCTGACGAGTGGGCAGACGATCGTGATCGAGGGGGCGCGCATTCGTGCAGTCACGCCTGACGCGCGCGCGAACGTGCCGTCGGGGGCGCGCGTCGTGGACGCCTCGGGAAGGTTCGTCATTCCGGGATTGTGGGACATGCACGTGCACGCGGTCGGGCCGATGATCGATCGCCTCTTCCTCCCGCCGCTCGCGGCGATGGGCGTGACGGGTGTGCGCGACATGTGGGGGCGTTTCGCGTGGTATGATTCGGCGCGTGCGCAGGGCGCGCGCGGGGAACTCGTGACGCCGCGCCTGGTTGGCCCTGGACACATCCTCGATGGGGCGCCGGCCATCTGGCCCGGTTCGACCGGCGTGAAGGATGCCGCCGAGGCGCGCCGCATGGTCGACTCTCTTGCGGCTGGCGGCGCCGCCTTCATCAAGGTGTATTCGCGCCTCTCGCCTGACGAGTTTCGCGCGGCCGCGGCGCAGGCAACGGCGCGCGGACTCCCCTTCGCCGGCCACGTCCCGTCACTCGTGAGCGTCGGCGAGGCGTCGGACCGGGGGATGAAGAGCATCGAGCACCTGCAGATGATCGTGAACGCCTGCTCCCGCGACGAGGAGGCGATGCGCGCCGACTACGCCGCGGCGCAGGCGTCGCCCAAGGGGTGGGACTCGGCGGGCGTCGTTGCCCGGGTGCAGTCGCGCCGCATCGTCGACACGTTCGATGAAGCACGCTGTCGCGCACTCGCCGAACGCCTGAGGAAGAACGGGACGTGGATGGTCCCGACCATGACGGTGCTGCGCTCGATTGCCTATCTCGACGACAGCACGCTCGCCGCCGACCCGCGCATGGCGTACGTGCCGCGTTTCTTCACCGCCGGGTGGAATCCGAAGAACGACTTCCGCTTCCGCATGATGACCGCGCAGGACTGGGCGGTGCGGAAGGAAGTGTTCGCCGAGCAGCAGAAGATCGTGACGTTGCTGCACAAGGCGGGGGTGCAGTTCCTGGCTGGGACCGACCTGTCCAATCCGTACATCTTCCCCGGCTTCTCGTTGCACGAAGAGCTGCGCAACCTCGTGGCTGCCGGCTTCACACCGCGTGAGGCGTTGCAGGCCGCCACGCTCAACCCGGCGCGCTACCTCAACGCCACCGACTCGTTAGGGACGGTGCAGGCGGGGAAGCTCGCCGACCTGGTCGTCCTCGATGCCAACCCGCTCGAGAACATCGCGAACACGGAGAGGATCCACGCGGTGGTCCTCAATGGTCTCCTCGTCGACTCGGCGCAAAGGACCAAGCTGCTGGACGACGCCAAGGCGCGCACTCCCGTCTCCCCCCGGCCTTCGCTGGGGCAAGCTTTCCCCCCGTCCAGCTCTTCCAGCGATTCCCGCGCTTCTAGCTTCTCCGCCCGAACCCTTCCTCCACCCGCACCCACGCCGCTACCGCGAACCCCGGCACCGTGGACAGCATCACCCACAGGAAGAAGTGCTGGTAGCCCAGCCGCTCCTGCAGCGCGCCGGCGAACATTCCGGGGAGCATCATCCCTAACGCCATGA
- a CDS encoding M23 family metallopeptidase, with protein sequence MAFLIALVAFVIPRPRLSRVACTPLLAVIAAGGAVTAVGAASTASAQSPACVTASAVSFAPLRARPGTLVTVQLAEWRGAASPTGSVAGEPLHFRPADNGAWRALAAVPIDARALALRLTCPRDTPAAVPDTITVALPLTAASYPLEKLRVAPEFSAKPDSALQARLDREAARAAAVSRNSHDTPPLWNAPFRPPRDSRITSSFGRGREFNGTVTSRHMGTDYAGGVGAPIRAANRGVVRIVDRFYLGGNVVYLDHGDGLVTAYLHLSEHRVAEGDTVEQGAIIGLVGATGRVTGPHLHWIARYGRISVDPASLLRATRGEGSDSSNAKPAKSSTPASAKRHPKGRTGNQ encoded by the coding sequence ATGGCCTTCCTGATAGCTCTCGTCGCGTTCGTCATCCCGCGCCCACGCCTCTCACGCGTGGCGTGCACCCCGCTGCTCGCGGTCATTGCAGCCGGCGGCGCCGTCACCGCGGTCGGCGCCGCCAGCACCGCCAGCGCCCAGTCGCCAGCGTGCGTCACCGCGTCGGCCGTGTCGTTCGCGCCGCTGCGCGCGCGCCCGGGCACACTCGTGACGGTGCAGCTGGCGGAGTGGCGGGGCGCGGCCTCGCCGACGGGGAGCGTGGCCGGCGAACCGTTGCACTTTCGACCGGCGGACAATGGCGCGTGGCGCGCGCTCGCCGCTGTTCCCATCGATGCGCGCGCGCTCGCCCTTCGCCTCACCTGCCCGCGCGACACGCCCGCCGCGGTTCCCGACACCATTACCGTCGCCCTCCCGCTCACCGCGGCCTCGTATCCACTGGAGAAGCTGCGCGTGGCGCCGGAGTTCTCGGCCAAGCCTGACTCCGCGCTGCAGGCGCGCCTCGATCGCGAAGCCGCACGCGCGGCCGCAGTCTCGCGAAACTCGCACGACACGCCGCCGCTCTGGAATGCCCCCTTCCGTCCACCGCGCGACAGCCGCATCACGTCGTCATTCGGTCGCGGGCGCGAATTCAACGGCACTGTCACCTCACGCCACATGGGGACCGACTACGCCGGCGGCGTGGGCGCCCCGATTCGCGCCGCCAATCGCGGCGTGGTGCGCATCGTCGATCGCTTCTACCTGGGCGGCAACGTCGTCTATCTCGATCACGGCGACGGGCTGGTGACCGCCTACCTCCACCTGAGCGAGCATCGCGTCGCCGAGGGCGATACGGTGGAGCAAGGGGCCATCATTGGCCTGGTCGGTGCCACGGGGCGGGTAACGGGACCGCACCTTCACTGGATCGCGCGCTACGGCCGCATTTCGGTCGATCCGGCGTCGCTCCTTCGCGCCACGCGGGGCGAGGGGTCCGACAGCAGCAACGCGAAGCCGGCAAAGTCCTCGACGCCCGCGTCGGCCAAGCGTCACCCGAAGGGTCGCACCGGCAATCAATAA